A single window of Saccharomyces kudriavzevii IFO 1802 strain IFO1802 genome assembly, chromosome: 16 DNA harbors:
- the SKDI16G0310 gene encoding uncharacterized protein (similar to Saccharomyces cerevisiae YPL247C; ancestral locus Anc_6.276), whose amino-acid sequence MDPFHNGNKRSSISFGPSQRQPYSKSNYLAGANAPPSVAQDLGRGPSPFGMSGNTTSGSNSKRNSGSDLSAAYYTNRSPMYSPLDFSPPVFSPNHSQLQQARNYAANIPVVSNLMNQSMASVCEYQSHYPLFGLDWSVDDYVCLGSYKEDSRNKLQVLHSNDLLSWENVVDANVVYPVSKIQWVPSQLHPRKLATCSDSLRIWNVNPEERHLQEQVNLSLCKYNRQHPTSPATADDMKVIGTFPPITSFDWNTVDTNLIISSSIDTTCIVWDLQSSHYVKTQLIAHDSEVFDVRFLTKSTQLFASCGGDGSVRVFDLRSLAHSTIIYEPPSSPASGPNAGATTPSLKGSDALLRLEPSPYDPNVLATFAADSNKIIILDMRNPESPILNLEGHTCSVNEIKWHPTKRNVLLSCSDDCQALYWDLNNSFMEINGSDSKSPTASGASLEDSDGDTVMADGGAKANQQEDPLNSNNDKQVCRTLDTPNMMYVNKTQEINNIAWRPQRGDWFGCVSGKKFQNVRVF is encoded by the coding sequence ATGGATCCCTTTCACAAtggaaataaaagaagtTCAATATCGTTTGGCCCGTCGCAGCGGCAACCGTATTCCAAGAGCAACTACTTGGCTGGTGCCAATGCCCCCCCTTCAGTGGCACAGGACTTGGGTAGAGGCCCATCGCCCTTTGGAATGTCGGGCAATACTACCAGCGGCAGTAAcagcaaaagaaatagtGGCAGTGATCTAAGTGCTGCGTACTACACAAATCGGTCGCCCATGTATTCGCCGTTGGATTTCTCCCCACCAGTCTTTTCGCCGAATCATTCGCAGTTGCAACAGGCAAGAAACTACGCTGCAAATATCCCAGTTGTAAGCAATTTAATGAACCAGTCCATGGCCTCAGTGTGCGAGTACCAATCACATTACCCATTATTTGGACTCGACTGGAGCGTAGACGACTACGTCTGTCTGGGCTCGTACAAAGAGGACAGCAGGAATAAGCTGCAGGTTCTACATTCCAACGATCTGTTGAGCTGGGAAAACGTCGTGGACGCAAATGTGGTGTATCCCGTGAGTAAGATTCAATGGGTCCCCTCTCAATTGCATCCAAGGAAACTCGCGACGTGCTCTGACTCTCTACGGATCTGGAACGTTAACCCTGAAGAGAGACATCTTCAAGAACAAGTCAATTTATCCCTGTGTAAATACAACAGACAGCATCCCACCAGCCCCGCAACCGCTGATGACATGAAGGTTATAGGCACTTTTCCCCCAATAACATCGTTCGACTGGAACACTGTGGACACGAACCTAATAATCTCAAGTTCCATCGACACCACTTGCATTGTATGGGATCTGCAGAGTAGCCACTACGTCAAAACTCAGCTGATCGCTCACGACAGCGAAGTGTTCGACGTGAGGTTCTTGACGAAATCTACACAACTGTTTGCCAGTTGTGGTGGGGATGGGAGCGTACGAGTGTTCGACCTAAGGTCCCTTGCACACAGTACAATCATTTACGAGCCTCCGTCCTCACCAGCGTCTGGCCCCAATGCGGGCGCGACAACACCATCTTTGAAAGGCTCAGACGCCTTGTTAAGACTGGAGCCGTCGCCCTACGACCCAAATGTGCTCGCCACATTTGCGGCTGACTCCAATAAAATCATAATTTTGGATATGAGAAACCCGGAATCGCCTATACTGAACTTGGAGGGCCACACTTGCTCGGTAAACGAAATCAAATGGCATCCTACAAAGCGCAATGTCTTGCTCTCGTGTAGCGATGACTGCCAAGCACTCTACTGGGATTTGAACAACTCGTTTATGGAAATTAACGGCAGCGACAGTAAATCCCCTACCGCTAGTGGCGCATCTTTGGAAGACTCCGACGGCGATACAGTTATGGCTGACGGTGGTGCAAAGGCCAATCAACAGGAAGATCCCTTGAATTCCAACAATGACAAGCAGGTCTGCAGGACCCTAGATACTCCCAACATGATGTATGTCAATAAAACACAAGAGATTAACAACATTGCATGGAGGCCCCAGAGAGGTGACTGGTTCGGGTGCGTAAGCGGCAAGAAGTTTCAAAACGTCCGTGTCTTTTGA
- the HUT1 gene encoding UDP-galactose transporter HUT1 (similar to Saccharomyces cerevisiae HUT1 (YPL244C); ancestral locus Anc_6.272): protein MAGSTSSLVICAIGIYATFLTWALIQEPLATRTWPNSKEKFQFPNVIALMQATVAMMMGYLYLKWKKVEYSPLKMIQDHWKQLMLISLTQSSSGPLATTSLKYVDYLTYMLAKSCKMIPVLLVHLLLYRTPISSQKKVVAILVSLGVTIFTIGGKDGKKLKRSLDSDGNSHKLQGFGLLSSSLFLDGLTNATQDKLLKANKAQEKGERCLITGAHLMFTLNLFVILWNILYLIVVDYKQWENSVSVLMMDPQVWSYLMLYSVCGATGQCFIFYTLEKFGSLILIMITVTRKMVSMVLSIVVFGKPVCFQQWVGIFIVFGGITWEALNKKKASIPKAKSA, encoded by the coding sequence ATGGCGGGAAGTACATCTAGTTTAGTGATCTGTGCGATTGGGATATACGCTACGTTTTTAACCTGGGCGTTGATACAGGAGCCTTTGGCCACGAGAACGTGGCCAAACTCTaaggaaaaattccaaTTCCCCAACGTGATTGCCCTCATGCAAGCTACTGTGGCAATGATGATGGGTTACTTGTATTTGAAGTGGAAGAAAGTGGAATATTCACCTCTAAAGATGATTCAGGACCACTGGAAACAACTGATGTTAATTTCACTCACACAGAGTAGTTCAGGTCCGCTGGCAACAACGTCTCTGAAATACGTGGATTACCTCACTTACATGTTGGCCAAATCATGTAAAATGATACCTGTGTTATTAGTGCATTTGCTGTTGTACAGAACGCCCATATCAAGTCAGAAAAAAGTTGTAGCCATCTTAGTAAGTCTCGGTGTCACTATTTTCACTATTGGCGGCAAGGATGGtaagaaattgaagagatCTCTTGACAGTGATGGAAACAGCCACAAACTGCAAGGGTTTGGACTGCTCTCGTCCAGTTTATTCCTCGACGGGTTAACAAATGCCACTCAGGATAAGTTACTCAAGGCCAATAAGGCTCAAGAGAAGGGAGAGCGATGCTTGATAACAGGTGCACATTTGATGTTCACGCTGAACCTCTTCGTGATACTATGGAACATTTTGTATCTTATTGTGGTTGACTATAAACAGTGGGAGAACTCCGTTTCAGTATTGATGATGGACCCACAAGTGTGGAGTTACCTAATGCTTTATTCGGTCTGTGGCGCCACGGGACAAtgctttattttttatacCTTGGAAAAGTTTGGCTCTTTGATCTTGATCATGATAACAGTGACCAGAAAAATGGTCTCCATGGTTTTAAGTATTGTGGTCTTTGGTAAGCCCGTGTGTTTCCAACAATGGGTCGGGATATTCATCGTATTTGGTGGGATCACCTGGGAGGCGctcaacaagaagaaggccAGTATACCAAAGGCAAAATCAGCGTAG
- the SKDI16G0330 gene encoding uncharacterized protein (similar to Saccharomyces cerevisiae YPL245W; ancestral locus Anc_6.273), whose protein sequence is MHGPTPKAISRNVRSVKRPRRAPRPVVSTQAMNKLSHVTLSVEQKMLRERILSFMRANLSQYNSDWKHPAMFVIQGDAGTGKSVILNSLFNEIQKLSQLSPSSEDVLHGTHNYLVVNHPEMLKLYLRISDGFKYISKSSLERPTSLINNLQKKNSMADVVIVDEAHLLATSKDAFKRFYGENQLEDLMSLCKVLVLVYDEKQALRMGSYWDEDSNNGATLKDFYNRMSPESRDWYVLKQQFRVAAPQNVLNWIDQVSVAGKIPPIESVLCKGDTNGVSDKTKDFDFKIWDDCGAMYEAIKEKDRQYGQCRMLSTYDFPYRLDGKDYYVECGDNFKVRWDRYTPREVTPWSERGDTIDEIGSVYTIQGFDLNYAGVILGRSIGYDAANDCIKLRPELYDDRAGFTKKKNIHNADDVKQKIIMNSINVLLTRGVRGLYVYAYDPELRERLLRPSQK, encoded by the coding sequence atgcATGGACCCACGCCAAAAGCTATCTCTCGTAATGTGAGAAGCGTGAAGAGACCTAGAAGAGCACCCAGGCCCGTGGTCTCCACACAGGCTATGAACAAGCTGTCGCACGTAACACTCTCTGTCGAGCAAAAGATGTTGAGGGAGCGTATTTTGTCGTTCATGCGCGCCAACTTGTCCCAGTACAACTCTGATTGGAAGCATCCTGCCATGTTTGTGATTCAGGGGGACGCAGGTACGGGCAAATCTGTCATTCTAAACTCTTTGTTCAacgaaattcaaaaactatCCCAGCTCTCACCTTCTTCTGAAGATGTCTTGCATGGGACACATAATTATCTGGTAGTCAACCATCCTGAGATGCTGAAGCTATATCTCCGGATTAGTGACGGTTTCAAATACATATCTAAATCGTCATTGGAACGGCCCACATCGTTGATCAATAACttacaaaagaagaacagcATGGCCGATGTAGTCATTGTAGATGAAGCGCATTTATTGGCCACTTCTAAGGATGCTTTCAAAAGATTCTACGGCGAAAACCAATTGGAAGACTTGATGTCCCTTTGTAAAGTGCTGGTCCTGGTCTACGATGAGAAGCAAGCCCTAAGAATGGGGTCGTATTGGGACGAAGATTCTAACAACGGTGCCACTTTAAAGGACTTCTATAATCGGATGTCGCCAGAATCGAGGGATTGGTACGTTTTAAAGCAGCAATTTAGGGTTGCTGCTCCACAGAACGTGCTGAATTGGATTGACCAAGTTAGTGTCGCAGGCAAGATCCCGCCAATCGAATCTGTGCTATGCAAGGGTGATACTAATGGCGTTAGCGACAAAACTAAggattttgatttcaaaatttgggaCGATTGTGGTGCCATGTATGAAGccataaaagaaaaagaccGTCAGTACGGCCAATGCAGAATGCTTTCCACCTACGATTTCCCCTACCGTTTAGACGGGAAGGACTACTATGTCGAATGTGGTGACAACTTCAAAGTTCGTTGGGATCGTTATACGCCACGTGAGGTGACGCCTTGGAGTGAGCGTGGTGACACCATTGATGAGATAGGTAGTGTGTACACGATCCAAGGGTTTGATCTGAATTATGCTGGGGTGATTTTGGGTCGCTCCATCGGGTATGATGCAGCTAATGACTGCATTAAACTTAGACCAGAGTTGTATGATGATAGAGCTGGTTTcaccaaaaagaaaaacattcaCAATGCAGATGATGTCAAGCAAAAGATTATTATGAACAGTATTAACGTTCTTTTGACTCGTGGTGTACGTGGTCTTTATGTCTATGCGTACGATCCCGAGCTAAGAGAGAGACTGCTTCGTCCATcacaaaaataa
- the SRP68 gene encoding signal recognition particle subunit SRP68 (similar to Saccharomyces cerevisiae SRP68 (YPL243W); ancestral locus Anc_6.271): MVAYSPIIATFGNRAEQFLETDSDFARYHAKLNKKLQHLRSRCHLITKDTKKYASKNKYGEISSEDYDNKTKLIGVLILLHAERDLALAETLKLRARQRGKLKKSEEKVLSTRLKKACKTADKLANVTQNESQWITRVQYLAFAKLTHAEYLINGKRFKRKDNAKISNNLALVFATLEHLKSLNLLSEEVTDNIIDKYQYSLKLFAGNLMTMPEINNFIVERVQSEENKEDELAKLLLDNKFDMKKITTSTEDQKATTNINWRSFNAKIIDAEVAQFLEQGLSIHPTQIPQYTQKLLRLEKALDLHEIYIANHGDQDDVDEMVENSSENNQIILAYIKYNILLTSISRERDLFSHLWNQWLKLNTSIPSKLTKFKEMARIVKNLTKYLSEIMELPGVYSDDELLSQLDLCRLYFQLFLNTGCLSVLYQSKGRYMEALALYVDAHQRLENKLSEIGTLDEILLPASLLSSNYIQGLQKRIENGGNSVIALAEYERSNRSDNLKRYDLTVIEKLDCRKIMPTDIQLKNLFPLKPKVLPVPSKPTLFDLAFNYITYEKQETPSPQVKNSIVESNSLSQTSTANEQTGKEPKKKRGFLSLFGR; encoded by the coding sequence ATGGTTGCCTATTCTCCAATTATTGCCACCTTTGGTAATCGTGCGGAACAGTTTTTGGAAACAGACTCTGATTTTGCCAGATATCATGCCAAATTGAATAAGAAATTGCAGCATCTGAGAAGCCGTTGCCATTTGATTACGAAAGATACAAAAAAGTACGCGAGTAAAAATAAGTATGGCGAAATTAGCTCCGAAGATTATGATAATAAGACTAAATTGATTGgtgttttgattttattacATGCTGAAAGAGACCTGGCATTGGCCGAAACTTTGAAACTAAGAGCTCGCCAAAGGGGcaagttgaagaaaagtgAGGAAAAAGTTCTTTCCACAAGATTAAAGAAGGCATGCAAGACTGCTGACAAATTAGCCAACGTTACCCAAAATGAATCTCAATGGATAACTCGTGTTCAATACTTGGCCTTTGCTAAATTGACTCATGCGGAATATTTAATCAATGGGAAGAGATTCAAGAGGAAGGATAATGCCaagatttcaaataatttAGCTTTAGTGTTCGCCACTTTGGAGCACTTGAAAAGTTTAAATTTATTGTCTGAAGAAGTGACGGATAATATCATTGATAAATACCAATACTCTCTCAAGCTGTTCGCGGGCAATTTAATGACAATGCCCGAAATTAACAACTTTATCGTGGAAAGAGTTCAATCCGAGGAGAATAAGGAAGATGAACTAGCAAAACTACTATTGGACAATAAATttgatatgaaaaaaattacaacTTCTACTGAAGATCAAAAGGCTACCACCAATATTAACTGGAGATCATTCAACGCCAAGATAATTGATGCTGAAGTGGCCCAATTCTTAGAACAAGGGCTCTCCATTCATCCAACTCAGATCCCCCAATATACCCAGAAGCTATTAAGGTTGGAAAAAGCCTTAGACCTTCATGAAATTTACATTGCAAATCACGGTGATCAAGATGATGTAGATGAAATGGTTGAAAACAGTTCTGAGAACAACCAGATCATTTTGGCATACATTAAATACAATATTCTTTTGACATCTATTTCCCGTGAGAGAGACTTATTTTCTCATCTATGGAATCAATGgttgaaattgaatacTTCGATACCATCGAAATTAACTaagttcaaagaaatggCTCGTattgtgaaaaatttgaccaAGTATTTATCGGAAATCATGGAACTCCCTGGTGTTTACTCAGATGACGAGTTGCTAAGTCAACTAGATCTATGTAGGCTTTATTTCCAGCTTTTTCTGAATACTGGTTGCTTGAGTGTTTTATATCAATCGAAGGGTAGATATATGGAAGCACTAGCTCTATATGTCGACGCCCATCAAAGGTTAGAAAACAAGTTATCTGAGATTGGAACTCTGGATGAAATTTTACTTCCAGCATCTCTTCTGTCTTCAAATTACATCCAAGGCTTGCAAAAGAGAATCGAAAACGGCGGTAACAGTGTCATTGCGCTTGCGGAATACGAAAGAAGTAATCGTAGTGATAACCTGAAGAGATATGATTTAACGgtaattgaaaaattggattGTAGGAAAATAATGCCAACGGATAtacaattgaagaatttgtttCCGCTCAAACCAAAAGTGTTGCCTGTTCCTAGTAAGCCAACTCTATTCGATTTGGCTTTCAATTACATAACATATGAGAAACAAGAAACTCCATCACCTCaggtgaaaaattccatCGTTGAAAGTAACAGTCTCTCTCAGACATCAACCGCCAATGAACAAACAGGAAAAGaaccaaagaagaagcgTGGTTTCTTGAGCCTATTTGGTCGTTAG
- the RBD2 gene encoding putative rhomboid protease RBD2 (similar to Saccharomyces cerevisiae RBD2 (YPL246C); ancestral locus Anc_6.274) translates to MNWKSYVFPGGHPPAALSTGLVVFLTAVYLLGFVFDLRDDLSLAPESLFKLQMSRLSLYPLIHLSLPHLLFNILAIWAPLNLFEETHGTVFTGVFLNMSALFAGILYCLVGKLLYPEVSVAGASGWCFTLFAYYSFKESQVRPRTRIFRTDYSIPTLYTPVALLIAIAIIIPGSSFWGHFFGLCVGYAIGYKESWFHKITPPGWIIAKIENVLDGLIRLIPWGIKYYRDADIDRNKDYEPLMATDTPLPLHNDNGGTVLGTA, encoded by the coding sequence ATGAACTGGAAGTCGTATGTTTTCCCCGGTGGTCACCCACCGGCTGCTTTGTCCACGGGCCTCGTGGTATTTTTGACGGCTGTTTATCTGTTAGGTTTCGTGTTTGACCTGAGGGACGACCTGTCGCTAGCGCCAGAGTCATTGTTTAAACTGCAAATGAGTAGACTGTCGTTGTACCCGCTGATTCATCTTTCGCTACCCCATTTGCTGTTCAACATTCTGGCCATCTGGGCACCTCTGAACCTGTTCGAGGAGACGCACGGGACGGTGTTCACGGGCGTGTTCTTGAACATGAGTGCACTGTTCGCGGGGATTCTGTACTGTCTTGTGGGTAAATTGCTCTATCCAGAAGTGTCCGTTGCGGGCGCCAGTGGATGGTGTTTCACGCTGTTCGCATACTACAGTTTCAAAGAATCGCAGGTTCGTCCTAGAACAAGAATCTTCCGCACAGACTACTCGATTCCAACCTTATACACCCCTGTTGCCCTGTTGATCGCGATCGCCATCATCATACCTGGGTCCAGTTTCTGGGGTCACTTCTTTGGACTGTGTGTCGGATACGCCATCGGTTACAAAGAGTCCTGGTTCCACAAGATCACTCCACCGGGATGGATCATCGCTAAGATCGAAAATGTTTTGGATGGCCTGATCCGGTTGATACCGTGGGGCATCAAGTACTACAGAGATGCGGATATCGACAGAAACAAGGATTACGAACCGCTGATGGCCACAGACACGCCATTGCCCCTCCACAACGACAACGGTGGCACTGTTCTGGGCACTGCTTAG